One Streptomyces sp. RPA4-2 genomic window carries:
- a CDS encoding ATP-binding protein: MSEDDKNPAREVITDYAQSHFRYFRTADGTVYAQKNGHPVARPIRSQGTTGSHRQELMVGLFKDGIGVFNGTALKEALDLIEALALTEDVQAVHIRVAPGFDGATWLDLGRDDGKSVRIHPTGWDVLTPDPREVCWRRTQLTGELPLPAKDTDGKGIDLLMRLCNFATAETECLAIAWLIGCLGPSVPVPAPFLTGPQGAGKSTGGRMLVRIIEGMTGDLRRAPKDEENLITAVAAGWVTALDNLSHMTPDLSDAMCCIVTGIESVKRALFTDGDVFRLGYRRPLLLTGIDVGVIRPDLAERLLPLRLERPRVRRTEAELWAEYAEVLPVVLGSLLDLTAKVRAVKAETPTDLRMADFARLCAQLDAATGLGALTAYRASLDDLNDDVIEGDLLAQTALRYAGTLEPGTGQRMTSTEWLHCLSRLYAGEDFRPLPKGWPATGKVLSDRLKRLQPTLAARGVLIESGRTNGGRYIEMTRSSALPLHEQQAF, encoded by the coding sequence ATGTCCGAGGATGACAAGAACCCTGCCCGCGAGGTCATCACCGACTACGCACAGAGCCACTTCCGGTACTTCCGCACCGCGGACGGGACCGTGTACGCGCAGAAGAACGGCCACCCCGTCGCCCGCCCGATCCGCTCGCAGGGCACCACCGGAAGCCACCGTCAGGAACTCATGGTCGGCCTGTTCAAGGACGGGATCGGCGTCTTCAACGGGACCGCGCTCAAGGAGGCGTTGGACTTGATCGAAGCACTCGCACTGACCGAGGACGTCCAGGCCGTGCACATCCGCGTCGCCCCCGGGTTCGACGGGGCGACGTGGCTCGACCTGGGCCGCGACGACGGGAAGTCCGTCCGCATCCACCCCACCGGATGGGACGTGCTCACCCCGGACCCGCGGGAGGTGTGCTGGCGCCGCACCCAGCTCACCGGGGAACTTCCCCTGCCGGCGAAGGACACCGACGGCAAGGGCATCGACCTGCTGATGCGGCTGTGCAACTTCGCCACCGCGGAAACCGAATGCTTGGCCATCGCGTGGCTGATCGGCTGTCTCGGGCCGTCCGTGCCGGTACCGGCGCCGTTCCTCACCGGACCGCAGGGCGCGGGGAAGTCGACCGGGGGCCGGATGCTGGTGCGGATCATCGAGGGCATGACCGGTGATCTGCGCCGGGCGCCGAAGGATGAGGAGAACCTGATCACGGCGGTCGCGGCCGGATGGGTCACGGCCCTGGACAACCTCTCCCACATGACCCCGGATCTGTCCGACGCGATGTGCTGCATCGTGACCGGCATCGAGAGCGTCAAGCGTGCCCTGTTCACCGATGGGGACGTGTTCCGCCTCGGCTACCGGCGTCCCCTGCTGCTGACCGGTATCGATGTGGGAGTCATCCGGCCCGACCTCGCCGAACGCCTCCTGCCGCTGCGACTGGAGCGGCCCCGCGTCCGCCGCACCGAAGCTGAACTGTGGGCGGAGTACGCGGAGGTTCTGCCTGTCGTTCTCGGCTCGCTCCTGGACCTGACGGCGAAGGTCCGCGCAGTGAAGGCGGAGACCCCCACCGATCTGCGGATGGCGGACTTCGCCCGCCTGTGCGCACAGCTCGACGCGGCCACCGGGCTCGGGGCGCTCACCGCGTACCGGGCCAGCCTGGACGACCTGAACGACGACGTGATCGAGGGAGACCTCCTCGCGCAGACCGCTCTCCGGTACGCCGGCACCCTCGAGCCGGGCACGGGACAGCGGATGACGTCCACAGAGTGGCTGCACTGCCTCAGCCGCCTCTACGCGGGGGAGGACTTCCGTCCCCTGCCCAAGGGGTGGCCGGCCACCGGCAAAGTCCTCTCCGACCGGCTCAAGCGCCTCCAGCCCACCCTTGCCGCGCGCGGGGTCCTCATCGAATCGGGCCGCACCAACGGCGGCCGGTACATCGAGATGACCCGCTCGTCGGCTCTGCCCTTGCACGAGCAACAGGCGTTCTGA
- a CDS encoding chromosome partitioning protein — MMTIVVEAAVACVFAWAVRKARRVGGQADAEVDYALDAAMDKVHGLVVRRLGSGGEVERLEQEAAAGQSEPSALTRRNVVTGLVEAVTEDAVFAQELQDAVKALEDAKRAADPKTLGAYSLTVGGNVDIRADNASMAGGSVHVEGDLSLGNPPKPGAATS, encoded by the coding sequence ATGATGACGATCGTGGTCGAGGCTGCGGTGGCATGTGTATTCGCATGGGCTGTGCGCAAGGCCCGCCGAGTCGGTGGGCAGGCCGATGCCGAGGTCGACTACGCGCTGGACGCGGCGATGGACAAGGTCCATGGTCTGGTGGTGCGCCGTCTCGGCTCCGGCGGTGAAGTCGAACGGCTGGAGCAGGAGGCCGCAGCCGGGCAGAGCGAGCCCAGCGCGCTCACCCGCCGCAACGTCGTGACCGGGCTTGTGGAAGCCGTCACGGAGGATGCCGTGTTCGCACAAGAACTTCAGGACGCGGTTAAGGCCCTGGAAGACGCCAAGCGCGCGGCTGATCCCAAGACCCTAGGGGCCTACAGCCTGACAGTCGGCGGCAACGTGGACATCAGGGCAGACAACGCTTCCATGGCTGGCGGTAGTGTCCATGTCGAGGGCGATCTCTCGCTCGGAAACCCTCCCAAGCCCGGGGCGGCCACCTCCTGA
- a CDS encoding bifunctional DNA primase/polymerase produces the protein MSAHPEPLRTALALAASGVPVLPLRAGKLPFGNCHRCARNACGGRPNMKTPGPCVCPQPCHGWAAATTDPHVLNSATWAPVWRHAATVAYHPSGAGVTVVDLDDPTAIAWARETLPVTRTVTTTRGEHWIYRGTMQSANAVRPGVDVKSLMAYARWLGPGVGVTAALPDAVHALAVMEPPAARRAPQALSVPLSGQRGRCPHRTPTYLDRGIAMAEQRITAASSAVHATVYRTFLAVLSTHGRCGCLTDAHAARLFTAAQAKGESPRHCTAAWTNALTTLGL, from the coding sequence ATGAGCGCGCACCCGGAACCGCTTCGGACCGCGCTCGCACTGGCCGCGAGCGGGGTGCCAGTGCTGCCGCTGCGGGCAGGGAAGCTGCCGTTCGGCAACTGCCACCGGTGCGCGCGCAACGCGTGCGGCGGCCGGCCGAACATGAAAACCCCGGGCCCCTGCGTCTGCCCGCAGCCGTGCCACGGCTGGGCCGCCGCCACCACCGACCCACATGTACTCAACTCCGCGACGTGGGCGCCCGTGTGGCGGCATGCGGCGACGGTTGCCTACCACCCCAGCGGCGCCGGCGTGACCGTGGTCGACCTGGACGACCCCACCGCCATCGCGTGGGCCCGCGAGACCCTGCCCGTCACCCGGACCGTGACCACGACCCGGGGCGAGCACTGGATCTACCGGGGCACCATGCAGTCCGCCAACGCCGTACGCCCCGGTGTGGACGTCAAGTCCCTTATGGCGTACGCCCGTTGGCTCGGTCCCGGCGTCGGCGTCACGGCCGCTCTCCCGGACGCTGTGCACGCTCTGGCAGTAATGGAGCCGCCTGCGGCCCGTAGGGCGCCACAGGCGCTCTCAGTGCCCCTCAGCGGGCAACGGGGTCGGTGTCCGCACCGCACACCCACGTATCTCGATCGCGGGATCGCCATGGCCGAGCAGCGCATCACCGCGGCCTCCAGCGCGGTGCACGCCACCGTCTACCGGACGTTCCTCGCCGTGCTGTCCACGCACGGCCGGTGCGGCTGCCTCACCGATGCTCATGCTGCGCGACTGTTCACAGCGGCGCAGGCCAAGGGCGAATCGCCGCGGCACTGCACCGCCGCGTGGACCAACGCCCTGACCACGTTGGGACTGTGA
- a CDS encoding RRQRL motif-containing zinc-binding protein, translating to MSTLPVFRWHLAPDGYATRRQLRARNLRPGGQDVAAQLERPRRRGRPPLVAYLYRVDLAKPVRPMTPGRWRAHAAMMRARRTCPECRRDAGYVIPTSLGSCVTCAYPEEQRAA from the coding sequence GTGAGCACGCTGCCTGTTTTCCGGTGGCACCTCGCCCCGGACGGCTACGCCACCCGCCGCCAACTCCGGGCCCGGAACCTGCGGCCCGGTGGGCAGGACGTTGCCGCTCAGCTCGAACGCCCGCGGCGGCGGGGCCGTCCGCCGTTGGTCGCCTACCTGTACCGCGTCGACCTCGCCAAGCCGGTCCGGCCGATGACGCCGGGCCGGTGGCGGGCTCACGCCGCGATGATGCGCGCCCGCCGCACCTGCCCCGAGTGCCGTAGGGATGCCGGATACGTCATCCCCACCTCGCTCGGATCGTGCGTGACCTGCGCCTATCCCGAAGAACAGCGCGCCGCCTGA
- a CDS encoding tetratricopeptide repeat protein, whose product MAAHYLTARDVYIGDRPLAESSAQAVELPPLPEVAPGFTGRTGELEDLLAVLSSREGAGEEEPGAATSVVVSAAVRGMGGIGKTTLALSAGWRALEAGAFTGALFLDLRGYDDVPVDAARALDDVLRQLGVDAAQIPPELAQRAAVYRAQLGARARRGERLLVIADNASAGEQVEWLIPSGPHRLLITSRDDLSHIGAQLVDLDTLLLGEAIDLLDAAVRTALPKDGRVAADTDGARRVAELCGCLPLALRIAAAQMVADRSLKPADLAADLEDPAGRLDVLDDGSRAVRGVVQRSVRRLSLPQAELFWLLTVNPGPDFSLDTAVAISGVGKAKDVRLRLAALGKASLLRQDPVSGRWSMHDLVRAYANEQAARYTTATGHAFRRLLEHYTRFAANAAVHVDRSARGEFSKVDSSRFRDRFHAMAWFEAERANLVAAIQAAYVGGHFRIAARLPSLLTRYLHMRRLLNDALTVDSISLGATRALSDRTSQARAWMNLSNTLGELRRFEEALSANRRALEGFGDLGDAHGQASAWMNLAGTLGELRRFEEALGAHQRAVDGFGDLGDAHGQATARMNLGTTLAGVRRFEEALGAHQRAVDGFGDLGDAHALATARMNLGTTLAGVRRFEEALGASQRALEGFGDLGDAHGQATAWMNIGYIHGERGCFEEALGASQRALEGFGDLGDAHGQATAWMNIGYMLGELRRFEEALGASQRALEGLGDLGDAHGQATAWTNLGMALRGRGEFGLAEEAGKRSAALFEELGDSFRRGKALSELALTLSQADRGDGEVQAMRETAAELLRAVGANDEAERVLRGIKV is encoded by the coding sequence ATGGCCGCGCACTACCTCACCGCCCGCGACGTATACATCGGCGACCGACCCCTCGCTGAATCGTCCGCGCAAGCAGTGGAGCTTCCGCCACTTCCCGAGGTGGCGCCCGGCTTCACGGGACGCACAGGGGAGCTGGAGGATCTCCTCGCGGTGCTCAGCTCCCGTGAAGGAGCGGGAGAAGAGGAGCCAGGCGCTGCCACTTCAGTGGTCGTGTCGGCAGCGGTGCGGGGCATGGGCGGGATCGGCAAGACCACCCTCGCCCTTTCCGCCGGCTGGCGTGCCCTAGAAGCCGGAGCCTTCACCGGCGCACTGTTCCTGGATCTTCGCGGCTATGACGACGTTCCGGTCGACGCTGCTCGCGCTCTGGACGACGTCTTGCGTCAGCTCGGCGTCGATGCTGCCCAGATTCCGCCGGAACTGGCCCAGCGTGCCGCCGTTTACCGCGCTCAGCTCGGCGCCCGAGCCCGCCGCGGCGAGCGGCTCCTGGTCATTGCGGACAACGCTTCCGCCGGTGAGCAGGTCGAATGGTTGATTCCCAGTGGACCTCACCGCCTCCTGATCACCTCTCGCGACGATCTGTCCCACATCGGCGCCCAGCTCGTTGACCTGGACACCCTCCTGCTTGGGGAAGCCATCGACCTCCTCGACGCCGCCGTACGCACCGCTCTCCCAAAGGACGGCAGGGTGGCTGCCGACACCGACGGTGCCCGGCGCGTTGCTGAGTTGTGCGGATGCCTGCCTCTCGCCCTGCGTATCGCCGCCGCCCAGATGGTTGCCGACCGCTCCCTAAAACCTGCCGACCTCGCCGCAGACCTGGAAGATCCCGCAGGGCGGCTAGACGTGCTGGACGATGGCTCCCGAGCGGTGCGCGGCGTTGTGCAGCGGTCGGTTCGTCGGCTGTCCCTACCCCAGGCGGAACTGTTCTGGCTGCTGACGGTCAACCCTGGGCCGGACTTCTCACTGGACACCGCTGTGGCAATCAGCGGAGTGGGCAAGGCCAAGGACGTCCGTCTACGGCTGGCCGCCCTGGGCAAGGCGAGCCTGCTGCGCCAGGACCCCGTCAGCGGCAGGTGGAGCATGCACGACCTCGTCCGCGCCTACGCCAATGAGCAGGCAGCCCGCTACACCACCGCCACAGGGCATGCCTTTAGGCGACTTCTGGAGCACTACACCCGCTTCGCGGCAAATGCGGCCGTGCATGTTGACCGCTCTGCCAGGGGTGAATTCTCCAAGGTTGACTCCTCGCGTTTCCGCGACCGCTTCCACGCGATGGCATGGTTCGAAGCCGAGCGCGCCAACCTCGTCGCTGCCATCCAGGCAGCCTATGTCGGCGGCCACTTCCGAATCGCAGCCAGACTGCCCAGCCTTCTCACCCGCTATCTCCATATGCGCCGACTCCTCAACGATGCGTTGACTGTCGACAGCATCTCTCTCGGCGCCACCAGAGCACTGAGCGACCGCACGAGCCAAGCCAGGGCGTGGATGAACCTCAGCAACACCCTTGGGGAGCTGCGGCGCTTTGAGGAAGCCCTCAGCGCCAACCGGCGCGCTCTCGAGGGTTTTGGCGATCTCGGTGACGCTCACGGCCAAGCTTCGGCGTGGATGAACCTAGCCGGCACCCTTGGGGAGCTGCGGCGCTTTGAGGAAGCTCTCGGCGCCCATCAGCGCGCTGTCGACGGTTTTGGTGACCTCGGCGACGCTCACGGCCAAGCCACGGCGCGGATGAACCTCGGCACCACCCTGGCCGGAGTTCGGCGCTTTGAGGAAGCTCTCGGCGCCCATCAGCGCGCTGTCGACGGTTTTGGTGACCTCGGCGACGCTCACGCCCTAGCCACGGCGCGGATGAACCTCGGCACCACCCTGGCCGGAGTTCGGCGCTTCGAGGAAGCTCTCGGCGCCAGCCAGCGGGCTCTCGAGGGTTTTGGTGACCTCGGTGACGCTCACGGCCAAGCCACGGCGTGGATGAACATCGGCTACATCCATGGGGAGCGGGGGTGCTTTGAGGAAGCTCTTGGCGCCAGCCAGCGGGCTCTCGAGGGTTTTGGTGACCTCGGTGACGCTCACGGCCAAGCCACGGCGTGGATGAACATCGGCTACATGCTTGGGGAGCTGCGGCGCTTTGAGGAAGCTCTTGGCGCCAGCCAGCGGGCTCTCGAGGGTTTGGGTGACCTTGGCGACGCTCACGGCCAAGCCACGGCGTGGACCAACCTCGGTATGGCGCTGCGGGGCCGTGGTGAGTTCGGGTTGGCCGAAGAAGCAGGGAAACGGTCGGCAGCGCTGTTCGAAGAGCTAGGGGACAGTTTCCGGCGAGGTAAGGCGCTCAGCGAGTTGGCGTTGACCTTGTCGCAGGCGGATCGCGGGGATGGTGAGGTGCAGGCGATGCGTGAGACAGCTGCGGAGTTGTTGCGCGCGGTCGGTGCCAACGACGAAGCGGAGCGCGTGCTTAGGGGGATCAAGGTCTAG
- a CDS encoding site-specific integrase, with the protein MAENKKRTRRANGESAIYLGADGRWHARVPMGYKDNGEPYRRHLTRKTRDDLVEEVKKLEKQRDGGSAQQPGKAWTVEKWLQHWVENIAKPTVSENTYDGYEVAVRVHLVPGVGKHRLDRLQPEHLESLYRRMQANGERKAGTAHQAHRTARTALGEAMRRGYVAKNAAALAKPPRMEEDESEVEPYSVEEVQRLLLEANKRRNSARWMLALALGLRQGETLGLRWSDVDLENEYLKLRRNRLRPRYEHGCPEASPCGRKAGYCPDKVQVRRETKNTKSRAGRRAVPLPGPVVAMLRAHRETQERERKAAGNLWAESDYVFTKLLGGPLSPNTDYHDWKRLLEDAGVRDGRLHDARHTAATVLMLLGVPARVIDQIMGWEPGTSASMRARYLHVPDAMLKDVARKIADAIWG; encoded by the coding sequence GTGGCGGAGAACAAGAAGCGCACTCGCCGGGCCAATGGCGAATCGGCCATCTACTTGGGAGCAGACGGCCGTTGGCACGCGCGAGTCCCGATGGGCTACAAGGACAACGGCGAGCCCTACCGTCGCCACCTCACGCGCAAGACGCGCGATGACCTGGTCGAAGAAGTCAAAAAGCTGGAGAAGCAGCGCGACGGCGGTTCGGCACAGCAGCCGGGCAAGGCATGGACGGTTGAGAAGTGGCTTCAGCATTGGGTTGAGAACATCGCCAAGCCGACCGTCAGCGAGAACACGTACGACGGCTACGAGGTCGCCGTGCGTGTTCACCTCGTGCCCGGTGTCGGCAAGCACCGGCTTGACCGCTTGCAGCCCGAACACCTGGAGAGCCTTTATCGCCGTATGCAGGCGAACGGCGAGCGCAAGGCTGGCACGGCCCACCAGGCACACCGCACCGCCCGAACCGCGCTGGGGGAAGCGATGCGGCGCGGCTACGTGGCGAAGAACGCCGCTGCGTTGGCGAAGCCGCCGCGGATGGAGGAGGACGAATCCGAGGTAGAGCCCTACTCCGTGGAAGAGGTCCAGCGCCTGCTGCTCGAAGCGAACAAGCGCCGGAACAGCGCGCGCTGGATGCTGGCACTGGCGCTCGGATTGCGGCAGGGCGAGACGCTCGGACTGCGCTGGTCTGACGTCGACCTGGAGAACGAGTACCTGAAACTGCGCCGGAACCGTCTGCGCCCCCGGTACGAGCACGGGTGCCCGGAAGCCTCGCCGTGCGGTCGGAAGGCGGGTTACTGCCCTGACAAGGTGCAGGTCCGGCGCGAGACCAAGAACACCAAGTCCCGGGCGGGCCGGCGAGCCGTGCCCCTGCCGGGCCCGGTGGTCGCCATGCTTCGTGCGCATCGCGAGACGCAAGAGCGCGAGCGCAAGGCGGCCGGCAACCTGTGGGCAGAGTCGGACTACGTGTTCACCAAGCTGCTGGGTGGCCCGCTGAGTCCGAACACGGACTATCACGACTGGAAGCGGCTGCTGGAGGACGCGGGGGTTCGGGACGGGCGGCTGCATGACGCACGTCACACGGCCGCCACCGTGCTCATGCTGCTCGGTGTCCCGGCTCGCGTCATTGATCAGATCATGGGGTGGGAGCCAGGAACGTCCGCGAGCATGCGGGCGCGGTACCTGCATGTGCCGGACGCCATGCTCAAGGACGTGGCCCGGAAGATCGCTGACGCCATCTGGGGATAG
- a CDS encoding cell division protein FtsK, with product MTETTTFTSAGDPEGIERPAADVLPFPLKKKTDPDPIAPSEGVVKPGEWEAELPDTDDPEADGLTDGAPVDPPREAYPPSAAEWMQERDKNRLPVLPDWVKLPDQRTAVRKWAVRHYSAVVGYHAVRLPLVYTPKICLYAPRGAWRWSTATGRWVFDAEGKTLRLAAVAAEDAAEYLKLSRQRNDRVRLRGIVAAIASMVGLAAALTLYVMAPSWLLLLAIATLTTTFGVVGAPADRPLIDMAKVTFRKRRLSSDIVIRAHEVAGLTSKDQTVAFPRPIGRDGDGWRVVVDLPYGKTFEDAMKAHGRLASGMDIAPTQLFLDKDETSGRRVSYWIADRDPLAVPSGKSPLLGATRVDFWKPFPWGVDERGNPVMASMLWLSLLVGAVPRQGKTFSARTIALAAALDPYVRLYVFDGKASPDWRTFAKVAHRIGFGIVPKNGMDPVQHLLTSLRELKADVEDRYHRLSELPLHVCPEGKLTPEISRDKKLNMPLTLFVVDEVQEYLTHPEHGKEILSLMVYLARVAPAVGVSVMTATQKPDDKACPSELRDQHQARFALRVGAYQVSDTILGAGSYSEGLDASKLLKSHKGVGLLKGMSDDSGIVRTYLADGRDADRILTRAAALREAEGTLSGDAAGEAPAPEVSATILDDVAAVLGKGEAKVWSETIVDRLADLRPETYGPWAELEAKPKAEALTAALKPFGIGTGQISRRIDGEQVNKRGIKRDDIATAITQRNQNRDAG from the coding sequence GTGACCGAGACCACCACCTTCACGTCCGCCGGGGACCCGGAGGGCATCGAGCGGCCGGCGGCCGACGTGCTGCCGTTCCCGCTGAAGAAGAAGACCGACCCCGACCCGATCGCCCCGAGCGAGGGTGTGGTGAAGCCGGGGGAGTGGGAGGCCGAACTCCCCGACACCGACGACCCGGAGGCCGACGGCCTGACCGACGGCGCCCCGGTCGACCCGCCCCGCGAGGCCTACCCGCCCTCGGCCGCGGAATGGATGCAGGAGCGCGACAAGAACCGTCTCCCGGTGCTGCCCGACTGGGTCAAACTCCCTGACCAGCGCACCGCGGTACGCAAGTGGGCGGTACGGCACTACTCGGCTGTCGTCGGGTATCACGCGGTGCGGCTGCCGCTGGTCTACACGCCGAAGATCTGCCTGTACGCGCCCCGCGGCGCCTGGCGGTGGTCGACCGCGACCGGCCGGTGGGTGTTCGACGCAGAGGGAAAGACGCTCAGGCTTGCGGCCGTGGCCGCGGAGGACGCGGCTGAGTACCTGAAGTTGTCGCGGCAGCGCAACGACCGCGTCCGGTTGCGCGGGATCGTCGCCGCCATCGCGTCCATGGTCGGCCTCGCCGCCGCCCTGACCCTGTACGTCATGGCGCCGTCGTGGCTGCTCCTGCTGGCCATAGCTACGCTGACCACCACATTCGGTGTGGTCGGGGCGCCCGCGGACCGGCCGCTGATCGACATGGCGAAGGTGACGTTCCGCAAGCGCCGGCTGTCCTCGGACATCGTGATCCGCGCGCACGAGGTCGCTGGGCTGACCAGCAAGGATCAGACGGTTGCCTTCCCGCGGCCGATCGGCCGGGACGGCGACGGATGGCGGGTCGTGGTGGATCTGCCCTACGGCAAGACGTTCGAGGACGCGATGAAGGCGCACGGCCGCCTCGCCTCCGGCATGGACATCGCCCCGACGCAACTGTTCCTGGACAAGGACGAGACGAGCGGCCGGCGGGTGTCGTACTGGATCGCCGACCGTGACCCGCTCGCCGTGCCGTCGGGCAAGTCGCCGCTGCTCGGGGCGACTCGGGTGGACTTCTGGAAGCCGTTCCCCTGGGGTGTCGACGAGCGCGGCAACCCGGTCATGGCGTCGATGCTGTGGCTGTCCCTGCTGGTCGGCGCCGTCCCGCGGCAGGGCAAGACGTTCTCCGCCCGCACGATCGCCCTCGCCGCGGCGTTGGACCCGTACGTCCGGTTGTATGTGTTCGATGGGAAGGCGTCGCCGGACTGGCGCACGTTCGCCAAGGTCGCCCACCGCATCGGGTTCGGCATCGTGCCCAAGAACGGCATGGACCCGGTGCAGCACCTGCTCACCTCGCTGCGGGAGTTGAAGGCGGACGTCGAGGACCGCTACCACCGGCTGTCCGAACTGCCGTTGCACGTCTGCCCGGAGGGCAAGCTCACCCCGGAGATCAGCCGGGACAAGAAGCTGAACATGCCCCTGACGCTGTTCGTGGTGGATGAGGTGCAGGAGTACCTGACCCACCCCGAGCACGGCAAGGAGATCCTGTCCCTGATGGTCTACCTCGCCCGCGTCGCGCCGGCCGTGGGTGTCTCGGTGATGACGGCGACGCAGAAGCCGGACGACAAGGCCTGCCCGTCCGAGCTGCGTGACCAGCATCAGGCACGGTTCGCGCTGCGGGTCGGCGCCTACCAGGTGTCCGACACGATCCTCGGCGCCGGCTCGTACTCGGAGGGTCTGGACGCGTCCAAGCTGCTGAAGTCCCACAAGGGCGTCGGTCTGCTCAAGGGCATGTCGGATGACTCCGGGATCGTCCGCACCTACCTCGCCGACGGCCGTGATGCCGACCGCATCCTCACCCGCGCCGCCGCCCTGCGCGAGGCCGAAGGCACCCTGTCCGGGGACGCGGCCGGCGAGGCACCGGCACCGGAGGTGTCAGCGACGATCCTGGACGACGTCGCCGCCGTCCTCGGCAAGGGCGAGGCCAAGGTGTGGTCCGAGACCATCGTGGACCGGCTCGCCGACCTGCGCCCCGAGACCTACGGGCCGTGGGCGGAGCTGGAGGCCAAGCCGAAGGCGGAAGCCCTCACGGCCGCGCTCAAGCCGTTCGGGATCGGCACCGGGCAGATCAGCCGGCGCATCGACGGCGAACAGGTCAACAAGCGCGGCATCAAGCGCGACGACATCGCCACCGCGATTACGCAGCGCAACCAGAACAGGGACGCCGGATAG
- a CDS encoding excisionase family DNA-binding protein encodes MDTPQLREVDDPTLVLLTVEEAARRLRIGRTTCYQLIRNGELESIPIGSLRRIPADAPAAYVARLRAQRRAA; translated from the coding sequence ATGGACACGCCTCAGCTTCGTGAGGTCGATGACCCCACGTTGGTGTTGTTGACCGTCGAAGAGGCCGCACGTCGCCTCCGCATCGGCCGGACCACCTGCTACCAGCTCATTCGCAATGGCGAGCTGGAATCCATCCCGATAGGGAGTCTGCGCCGGATTCCTGCCGACGCCCCCGCCGCCTACGTCGCTCGCCTGCGGGCCCAGCGGCGAGCTGCCTGA
- a CDS encoding DNA cytosine methyltransferase: protein MSLCTGSSALDQAVEAVTGLTTVVVGEKDPAASRLLAARLPHARNVGDITAVDWPALAATMPRPAALTAGFPCQDISNAGPRGGIAGDRSGLWKTVAHAIRHLRPRLVFLENVAAIRSRGLDVVAADLAAIGYDARWMCLRAGDPEVGACHRRDRWFAVAYPAAEDPHLPARTQRRTAAPGQAQGGRARAHAGGRSGVLTAPDGHLRLLPTPAAADGTGGPGTSPKRRGGMNLRTAVTLLPTPAARDWKSGASNLLGTNSRPLNEVVVNLLPTPKASDGPHGGPNQRDTAGNYYLPGQAVRLDDRWIATNGTDYGPAIHRWETVLGRPAPEPTEPGTKGNHRLSPAFVEWMMGADPGWVTGPDLGLSRSDQLKILGNGVVIHQAAHAYSQLLNTLTASLPEAAA from the coding sequence GTGAGTCTGTGCACCGGCTCCAGTGCGCTGGACCAGGCCGTGGAAGCCGTCACCGGCCTGACCACGGTCGTGGTCGGCGAGAAGGACCCGGCCGCCTCCCGGCTGCTGGCCGCCCGCCTGCCCCACGCCCGCAACGTGGGCGACATCACCGCCGTCGACTGGCCCGCTCTGGCCGCGACGATGCCCCGACCGGCTGCGCTGACCGCCGGCTTCCCCTGCCAGGACATCTCCAACGCCGGACCTCGGGGAGGAATCGCCGGTGACCGCTCAGGACTCTGGAAAACCGTCGCCCACGCCATTCGCCACCTTCGACCCCGACTCGTGTTCCTGGAAAACGTCGCCGCCATCCGTTCCCGGGGCCTCGACGTCGTCGCCGCCGACCTGGCCGCGATCGGGTACGACGCACGATGGATGTGCCTACGCGCTGGAGATCCCGAAGTCGGAGCCTGCCACCGGCGCGACCGCTGGTTCGCCGTCGCCTATCCCGCTGCTGAAGACCCCCACCTCCCAGCTCGGACGCAACGGCGGACCGCAGCACCCGGACAAGCGCAAGGCGGGCGGGCACGGGCCCACGCTGGAGGACGAAGTGGTGTTCTTACTGCCCCCGACGGGCACTTGAGGCTGTTGCCGACTCCGGCCGCCGCCGACGGCACAGGCGGCCCTGGCACCTCGCCCAAACGGCGGGGTGGGATGAACCTGCGCACCGCCGTCACGCTGCTGCCCACCCCCGCCGCCCGGGACTGGAAGTCCGGCGCCTCCAACCTGCTCGGCACCAACTCCCGCCCGCTGAACGAGGTGGTCGTCAACCTGCTGCCCACCCCCAAAGCATCGGACGGGCCACACGGCGGACCCAACCAGCGCGACACGGCCGGCAACTACTACCTGCCCGGCCAGGCCGTCCGCCTCGACGACCGGTGGATCGCCACCAACGGCACCGACTACGGACCCGCCATCCACCGCTGGGAAACCGTCCTGGGCCGCCCCGCACCCGAACCGACCGAACCAGGCACCAAGGGCAACCATCGTCTGTCTCCCGCGTTCGTCGAATGGATGATGGGCGCCGATCCCGGCTGGGTCACTGGGCCCGACCTGGGCCTGTCCCGCTCCGATCAGCTCAAGATCCTCGGCAACGGCGTCGTCATCCACCAAGCCGCCCACGCCTACAGCCAGCTCCTGAACACCCTCACGGCCAGCCTCCCGGAGGCCGCCGCATGA